One genomic segment of Profundibacter amoris includes these proteins:
- a CDS encoding DUF2306 domain-containing protein has translation MAKSRIPIVVMAVLSVLIAVMSYRFAFLTLTLSFPDMLGHLEQRPLAFILHISASPIALALGAMQFFPRLRSRRPGLHRWIGRIYGLAILVGGASGLLVALGAKGGIAASSGFALLSLLWIGITANAVRLAMAGRIAEHRRWMIRSFALTFAAVTLRLYLLGFMAGGMSYTEASPYLAWMCWVPNLLIAEMILRRAGARFVQYRQTL, from the coding sequence ATGGCCAAGAGCCGAATACCGATTGTAGTTATGGCCGTGCTAAGTGTGCTTATTGCGGTAATGTCTTACCGGTTTGCGTTTTTGACACTTACGCTTTCGTTTCCGGACATGCTGGGCCATCTGGAACAGCGGCCGCTGGCGTTCATCCTGCATATTTCGGCATCCCCCATTGCTCTGGCGTTGGGCGCGATGCAGTTTTTTCCCCGGCTGCGGTCACGTCGACCAGGATTGCATCGCTGGATCGGGCGGATTTACGGGCTGGCAATTCTGGTTGGTGGTGCGTCGGGTCTGCTCGTTGCGCTTGGGGCGAAGGGGGGCATTGCCGCCAGTTCCGGTTTCGCGCTGCTGTCGCTATTGTGGATCGGGATCACGGCAAATGCTGTCCGGCTGGCAATGGCCGGACGGATCGCCGAACACCGGCGCTGGATGATCCGCTCGTTTGCCCTGACCTTTGCTGCGGTTACATTGCGGTTGTATCTGCTGGGTTTCATGGCCGGTGGAATGAGCTATACTGAAGCCTCCCCCTATCTTGCATGGATGTGCTGGGTTCCGAATCTGTTGATTGCGGAAATGATCCTGCGGCGGGCCGGAGCAAGGTTCGTCCAGTACCGGCAAACGCTGTGA
- a CDS encoding pyruvate carboxylase, translated as MPEFNKILIANRGEIAIRIMRAANEMGKKTVAVFAEEDKLGLHRFKADEAYRIGEGMGPVAAYLSIEEIIRVAKMSGADAIHPGYGLLSENPDFVDACTAAGITFIGPKAETMRQLGDKASARDVAIEAGVPVIPATEVLGDDMDKIRKQAAEVGYPLMLKASWGGGGRGMRAINTEDELEEKLLEGRREAAAAFGNDEGYLEKMITRARHVEVQILGDQAGNIYHLFERDCSVQRRNQKVVERAPAPYLTEDQRAEICDLGVRICKHVGYECAGTVEFLMDMDTGTFHFIEVNPRVQVEHTVTEEVTGIDIVQAQIKIAEGKSLPEATGKASQDEVRLNGHALQCRITTEDPQNNFIPDYGRITAYRSATGMGIRLDGGTAYAGGVITRYYDSLLVKITAHAQTPDAAIRRMDRALREFRVRGVSTNIAFVENLLRHPTFLDNSYTTKFIDNTPELFKFKKRRDRATKILTYIADITVNGHPETEGRAEPSAQVKTPHPPAPQADPAPGTRTLLEQKGPQAVAGWMAAQKQLLLTDTTMRDGHQSLLATRMRSIDMIRVAPTYAANLPQLFSVECWGGATFDVAYRFLQECPWQRLRDLRKAMPNLLTQMLLRASNGVGYTNYPDNVVQAFVKQAAASGVDVFRVFDSLNWVENMRVAMDAVIAADKVCEGTICYTGDILNPDRAKYDLKYYVAMGKDLKAAGAHILGLKDMAGLLKPASATVLVKALKEEVGLPIHFHTHDTSGIAGATILAASDAGVDAVDVAMDAFSGGTSQACLGSIVEALRHTDRDTGLDIALVREVSDYWEAVRAQYVAFESGLAAPASEVYLHEMPGGQFTNLKAQARSLGLEDRWHEVAQTYADVNRMFGDIVKVTPSSKVVGDMALMMVSQNLTREQVEDPDTDVSFPDSVIDMMRGNLGQPPGGFPKALIKKVLKGEKPDTSRPGAHLPPVDLEQTRTDLSKELEGFEVDDEDLNGYLMYPKVFLDYMGRHRQYGPMRTLPTRAFFYGMEPGEEITAEIDPGKTLEIRLQAVGETNEDGDVKVFFELNGQPRTIRVPNRLIKSQTAQRPKAEEGNPNHIGAPMPGVVATVAVTVGQQVHEGDLLLTIEAMKMETGIHAERDAVVKALHVQAGGQIDAKDLLVELE; from the coding sequence ATGCCGGAATTCAACAAAATCCTGATTGCCAATCGCGGTGAAATCGCCATCCGCATCATGCGGGCCGCCAACGAGATGGGCAAGAAAACCGTCGCCGTCTTTGCCGAAGAGGACAAGCTGGGCCTGCACCGTTTCAAGGCCGACGAGGCCTACCGCATTGGCGAAGGCATGGGGCCGGTCGCCGCCTATCTAAGCATCGAGGAAATCATCCGCGTTGCCAAAATGTCGGGCGCGGACGCGATCCATCCGGGCTATGGCCTGCTGTCGGAAAATCCCGATTTTGTCGATGCCTGCACAGCGGCGGGCATCACATTCATCGGCCCCAAAGCCGAAACCATGCGCCAGTTGGGCGACAAGGCATCCGCCCGCGATGTGGCGATCGAGGCCGGCGTGCCGGTGATCCCCGCGACAGAGGTTCTGGGCGATGATATGGACAAAATTCGCAAGCAGGCGGCCGAGGTTGGCTACCCGCTGATGCTCAAGGCGTCATGGGGCGGCGGTGGCCGTGGCATGCGCGCGATCAATACCGAGGACGAGCTGGAAGAAAAACTGCTGGAAGGCCGTCGCGAGGCGGCTGCCGCCTTTGGAAATGACGAGGGCTATCTGGAAAAGATGATCACCCGCGCCCGCCACGTCGAGGTGCAAATCCTTGGCGATCAGGCTGGCAACATCTATCACCTGTTCGAGCGCGACTGTTCCGTGCAACGCCGCAACCAAAAGGTGGTCGAACGCGCCCCCGCCCCTTACCTGACCGAAGACCAACGCGCCGAAATCTGTGACCTTGGCGTGCGCATCTGCAAACACGTTGGCTATGAATGTGCCGGCACGGTCGAATTCCTGATGGACATGGACACCGGCACCTTCCATTTCATCGAGGTAAACCCCCGCGTGCAGGTGGAACACACCGTCACCGAAGAAGTCACCGGCATCGACATCGTGCAGGCCCAGATCAAAATAGCCGAAGGGAAATCCTTGCCCGAGGCCACCGGCAAAGCCAGTCAGGACGAGGTGCGCCTGAACGGCCACGCCCTGCAATGCCGCATCACCACCGAGGATCCGCAAAACAATTTCATCCCCGATTACGGGCGTATCACCGCCTACCGCTCGGCCACCGGCATGGGCATCCGTCTGGACGGCGGCACGGCCTATGCGGGCGGGGTGATCACGCGCTATTACGACAGCCTGCTGGTGAAAATCACTGCTCACGCCCAGACCCCCGATGCCGCGATCCGGCGGATGGACCGCGCCCTGCGCGAATTCCGTGTGCGCGGCGTATCGACCAACATCGCCTTTGTCGAAAACCTGCTGCGCCATCCGACCTTTCTGGACAACAGCTATACCACCAAATTCATCGACAACACGCCCGAGTTGTTCAAATTCAAGAAACGCCGCGATCGCGCCACCAAAATCCTGACCTATATCGCCGATATCACGGTGAACGGTCACCCCGAGACTGAAGGGCGCGCCGAACCCTCGGCACAGGTGAAAACCCCGCATCCCCCTGCCCCGCAGGCCGATCCCGCCCCGGGCACCCGCACCCTGCTGGAACAAAAAGGCCCGCAAGCGGTGGCCGGCTGGATGGCCGCGCAAAAGCAACTGCTGCTGACCGACACCACCATGCGAGACGGGCACCAGTCCCTATTGGCCACACGGATGCGCAGCATCGACATGATCCGCGTTGCCCCCACCTATGCCGCCAACCTGCCACAACTGTTTTCGGTCGAATGCTGGGGCGGGGCGACATTTGATGTGGCCTACCGCTTCTTGCAGGAATGCCCGTGGCAACGCCTGCGCGATCTGCGCAAGGCCATGCCCAACCTGCTAACACAAATGCTGCTGCGCGCCAGCAACGGCGTTGGCTATACCAACTACCCCGACAATGTGGTGCAGGCCTTTGTCAAACAGGCCGCGGCCAGCGGTGTGGACGTGTTCCGCGTGTTCGATTCGCTCAACTGGGTTGAAAACATGCGCGTGGCAATGGATGCGGTGATTGCCGCCGACAAGGTTTGCGAAGGCACCATCTGCTATACCGGCGACATCCTGAACCCGGACCGCGCAAAATACGACCTGAAATACTATGTGGCGATGGGCAAAGACCTGAAAGCGGCAGGCGCGCATATTCTGGGGCTAAAGGATATGGCCGGCCTGCTGAAACCGGCCTCGGCCACGGTGCTGGTCAAGGCGCTGAAAGAAGAAGTCGGCCTGCCGATCCATTTCCACACCCACGACACATCCGGCATCGCAGGGGCCACCATCCTTGCCGCATCAGACGCGGGCGTGGATGCGGTGGACGTGGCCATGGATGCATTCTCGGGCGGCACCTCGCAGGCCTGCCTTGGCTCGATCGTCGAGGCCCTGCGCCATACCGACCGCGACACCGGACTGGACATTGCCCTTGTGCGCGAGGTTTCCGATTACTGGGAGGCCGTGCGCGCCCAGTATGTGGCGTTTGAATCAGGCCTTGCCGCGCCAGCTTCCGAGGTCTACCTGCACGAAATGCCCGGCGGCCAGTTCACCAACCTGAAGGCACAGGCCCGCTCACTCGGACTTGAGGACCGCTGGCACGAGGTGGCGCAAACCTATGCCGACGTGAACCGGATGTTCGGTGATATCGTCAAGGTCACGCCCTCCTCCAAGGTGGTCGGTGATATGGCGCTGATGATGGTGTCCCAGAACCTGACCCGCGAACAGGTCGAAGACCCCGATACCGACGTATCCTTCCCGGATTCCGTGATCGACATGATGCGCGGCAATCTGGGCCAGCCCCCCGGCGGCTTTCCCAAGGCGCTGATCAAAAAGGTGCTGAAAGGCGAAAAACCCGACACATCCCGCCCCGGCGCGCACCTGCCGCCCGTCGATCTGGAACAGACCCGCACTGATCTGTCCAAGGAACTGGAAGGCTTCGAAGTGGATGACGAGGACCTGAACGGCTACCTGATGTATCCCAAGGTGTTTCTGGATTACATGGGTCGCCACCGCCAATACGGTCCCATGCGTACCCTCCCCACCCGTGCCTTTTTCTACGGCATGGAACCGGGCGAGGAAATCACCGCCGAAATCGACCCGGGCAAAACGCTGGAAATCCGCCTGCAGGCGGTGGGCGAAACCAACGAGGACGGCGACGTCAAAGTGTTTTTCGAACTGAACGGCCAGCCCCGCACCATCCGCGTGCCCAACCGGTTGATCAAATCACAAACCGCCCAGCGCCCCAAGGCCGAGGAAGGCAACCCGAACCACATCGGCGCCCCGATGCCCGGCGTGGTGGCCACCGTGGCGGTGACAGTGGGCCAGCAGGTGCACGAGGGCGACCTGCTGCTGACCATCGAGGCCATGAAAATGGAAACCGGCATCCACGCCGAACGCGACGCGGTGGTCAAGGCGCTGCATGTGCAGGCGGGCGGGCAGATCGATGCCAAAGACCTGCTGGTGGAGCTGGAGTAG
- a CDS encoding ABC transporter ATP-binding protein: MPNSVYRYIFQKSLWQQVIVISLTLVLLPLAPIPLELQRRILDDAILQKDTDLLFKLAGFYLLAMFVAAGFKFAMRTQRELISARVVRSLRQSVFFCMYTFVPKLHPVTKPADVEHVDEGAVVSMLSSEVEKLGGFAGSAISGPLLAIGTLVSVLGYMFWVEPVVASIALALYSPQFFIVPFFQARMNRLSQKKSLKMRELGSFIMENPEEDLRNADPPPLFNTLVEDILGLRTRFIVNKNIMKTINNLLISLGPFGVITFGGYMAIQGTVDVGVILAFISGLERLGGPIRDIVGSYSQITDARMRYTTLLDAFSDEHIDNAGMMGLKMP, translated from the coding sequence ATGCCCAACTCTGTCTATCGCTACATCTTCCAGAAATCCCTTTGGCAACAAGTCATTGTGATATCCCTGACCTTGGTCCTGTTGCCACTGGCCCCGATCCCGCTGGAATTGCAGCGCCGGATTCTGGACGATGCGATTTTGCAAAAGGATACGGACCTGCTGTTCAAACTGGCGGGATTCTATCTGCTGGCGATGTTTGTCGCCGCCGGCTTCAAATTTGCCATGCGCACCCAGCGCGAATTGATCTCGGCCCGCGTGGTGCGCTCTTTGCGCCAATCCGTGTTTTTCTGCATGTATACCTTTGTGCCCAAACTGCACCCCGTAACCAAACCCGCGGATGTCGAACATGTTGACGAAGGGGCCGTGGTCTCGATGCTGTCATCCGAAGTGGAAAAACTGGGCGGTTTTGCCGGTTCCGCCATTTCCGGCCCGCTGCTGGCAATTGGCACGCTGGTCTCTGTGTTGGGTTACATGTTCTGGGTCGAACCTGTGGTCGCCTCGATCGCGCTGGCACTCTATTCCCCGCAATTTTTCATCGTGCCGTTTTTTCAGGCCCGCATGAACCGCCTGTCACAAAAGAAATCCCTGAAAATGCGCGAGCTGGGGTCATTTATCATGGAAAACCCTGAAGAAGACCTGCGCAACGCCGATCCGCCACCGCTGTTCAACACATTGGTCGAGGACATTCTGGGCCTGCGCACCCGTTTCATCGTCAATAAAAACATAATGAAAACCATCAACAACCTGCTGATTTCGCTTGGCCCTTTCGGTGTCATCACCTTTGGTGGCTATATGGCCATTCAGGGCACGGTCGATGTCGGCGTGATCCTTGCCTTCATTTCCGGTCTGGAACGTCTGGGCGGTCCGATCCGCGATATTGTCGGATCCTACAGCCAGATCACCGACGCACGGATGCGTTATACCACCCTGCTGGATGCGTTCTCGGAC
- a CDS encoding TetR/AcrR family transcriptional regulator, translating to MTDQPRPHHHGNLREALIRAGLELMEEGGPDALTLRKCARHAGVSHAAPAHHFNGLPSLKAAIIARGYRMFAQTMCDYRKAAKSDPQAQLAAICDGYIAFSRQHTAVFKFMFQPHNLDIKTLDKTTATELEHDSIASYRILQQACEPFADENGDNASTEIMVWALVHGYAMLFCNPCENSLSPPQTIPDFSHILPMLKLKTNPARK from the coding sequence ATGACAGACCAACCCCGCCCGCATCATCATGGAAACCTGCGCGAAGCCCTGATCAGGGCCGGACTGGAACTGATGGAAGAAGGCGGGCCGGATGCCCTGACCCTTCGCAAATGCGCAAGGCATGCTGGCGTATCACACGCCGCACCCGCCCATCATTTCAATGGCTTACCCAGCCTGAAGGCGGCAATTATTGCGCGCGGATACCGTATGTTTGCCCAAACCATGTGCGACTATCGCAAGGCAGCTAAATCCGATCCACAAGCGCAACTGGCGGCAATCTGTGATGGCTATATCGCTTTCTCTCGCCAGCACACGGCAGTTTTCAAATTCATGTTCCAACCGCATAATCTGGACATTAAGACGCTCGATAAAACCACCGCAACCGAACTGGAACACGACTCAATCGCCTCTTACCGAATCCTGCAACAGGCCTGCGAACCCTTCGCGGATGAAAATGGCGATAACGCCAGCACGGAGATCATGGTCTGGGCGCTGGTCCATGGCTATGCCATGCTGTTTTGCAATCCCTGTGAAAACAGCCTTTCCCCACCGCAAACCATCCCCGATTTTTCGCATATCCTGCCAATGCTGAAATTGAAAACAAACCCTGCGCGCAAATAA